Proteins found in one Sorghum bicolor cultivar BTx623 chromosome 1, Sorghum_bicolor_NCBIv3, whole genome shotgun sequence genomic segment:
- the LOC8085498 gene encoding LOW QUALITY PROTEIN: cysteine--tRNA ligase 2, cytoplasmic (The sequence of the model RefSeq protein was modified relative to this genomic sequence to represent the inferred CDS: inserted 1 base in 1 codon) has product MAEPPSTPPPSQPQLKLFNSMTKAKEPFQPRVEGKVGMYVCGVTPYDFSHVGHARAYVAFDVLYRYLKFLGYEVEYVRNFTDXDDKIIRRANEAGETHASLSSRFINEFLLDMAALQCLPPTREPRVTEHIEHIIELITKIIQNGHGYAIEGDVYFSVDSFPEYLLLSGRKLDQNRAGERVAVDTRKRNPADFALWKSAKEGEPSWESPWGHGRPGWHIECSAMSAHYLGHVFDIHGGGRDLIFPHHENELAQSRAAYPESEVICWMHNGFVNKDDQKMSKSENNFFTIRDIISLYHPMALRYFLIRTHYRSDVNHSDKAIEKASDRVYYIYKTLYDCEEMLSKYHEEGISVPVPAEEQNLVNRHRKAFLDNMSDDLKTTDVLDGEDGLTDLLKAINSNMNDLKKLQQKLEQQQKKQQQKKQQQKQQQTQKQPEDYIQGLIALETEIKDKLSVLGLMPPSSLSEVLNQLKDKALKRANLTEEQLQEQIEQRTVARKNKQFEVSDEIRKHLATLGISLMDEPTGTSWRPCEPDRPEESGSVTSDSVPGKFNKSSDPAEESGSITTNAVTETLADAQVPP; this is encoded by the exons ATGGCGGAGCCACCGTCGACACCGCCTCCATCGCAGCCGCAATTGAAGCTATTCAACTCGATGACTAAGGCGAAGGAGCCCTTCCAGCCGCGCGTGGAGGGCAAGGTCGGCATGTACGTCTGCGGCGTTACGCCCTACGACTTCAGCCACGTCGGCCACGCCCGCGCCTACGTCGCCTTCGACGTGCTGTACAG ATATCTTAAATTCTTGGGTTATGAAGTTGAATATGTGCGTAATTTTACGG ATGATGATAAG ATTATTAGGCGTGCCAATGAAGCTGGTGAAACACATGCAAGTTTGAGTAGCCGGTTTATCAATGAATTCCTTCTTGATATGGCTGCGCTCCAGTGCTTGCCTCCTACACGTGAGCCACGTGTAACAGAACACATTGAGCATATTATAGAATTGATAACCAAG ATAATACAGAATGGGCATGGCTATGCTATAGAAGGGGATGTTTACTTTTCTGTTGATAGTTTCCCTGAATATCTCCTTCTATCTGGAAGAAAGTTGGATCAAAATCGTGCTGGTGAACGTGTCGCTGTCGATACAAGAAAGCGTAATCCTGCAGATTTTGCCCTGTGGAAG TCTGCCAAGGAGGGTGAGCCCTCCTGGGAAAGTCCTTGGGGGCATGGAAGACCAGGATGGCATATTGAATGCAGTGCAATGAGTGCTCACTATTTAGGACATGTGTTTGATATTCATGGTGGAGGGAGAGATTTGATTTTTCCTCACCATGAAAATGAACTTGCACAAAGCCGAGCGGCTTATCCAGAGAGTGAGGTCATATGCTGGATGCATAATGGCTTTGTGAACAAGGATGACCAGAAAATGTCAAAATCAGAGAATAACTTCTTCACTATCAGAGAT ATTATTTCTCTATACCACCCGATGGCTTTACGCTATTTCCTGATACGGACACATTATAGATCTGATGTGAATCATTCTGATAAAGCAATTGAGAAAGCATCAGATCGTGTGTACTATATTTATAAG ACATTGTATGACTGTGAGGAAATGTTATCTAAATATCATGAAGAGGGCATCTCTGTTCCAGTCCCAGCTGAGGAGCAAAATCTGGTCAACAGACACCGTAAAGCTTTCTTGGACAATATGTCGGATGATCTTAAAACCACAGATGTTCTGGATGGTGAGGATGGCCTCACGGATCTGCTGAAGGCCATTAACAGCAATATGAATGATTTGAAG AAGCTGCAACAAAAACTAGAGCAACAGCAGaagaagcagcagcagaaaaAGCAACAACAGAAGCAACAGCAAACACAGAAACAACCTGAAGATTACATTCAAGGTCTTATCGCTCTGGAGACAGAAATTAAAGATAAACTATCAGTACTTGGTCTGatgccaccttcatctttgtCAGAG GTACTGAATCAATTGAAGGACAAAGCATTAAAGCGAGCAAATTTGACTGAAGAGCAATTGCAAGAGCAGATTGAGCAGAGAACTGTTGCGAGGAAGAACAAGCAGTTTGAGGTGTCTGACGAAATCAGGAAACATCTTGCTACTCTAGGCATTTCCCTTATGGATGAACCCACTGGTACATCATGGAGACCGTGCGAACCAGATCGGCCTGAAGAGTCAGGATCTGTAACTAGTGATAGTGTACCTGGAAAATTTAATAAAAGCTCAGACCCGGCTGAAGAGTCAggatctattactactaacgcGGTAACTGAAACATTAGCCGATGCTCAGGTGCCACCTTAG